AACCCCGTTTGAAGGCAGAAAGGTATTCGGACGCTGCCTGAAAACGGTTCACAACGGCAAAACGGTTTACGAATACAAATAGAACTGAACAGAAAACGGGGGAAATATTTTCACCCCGTTTTCTTTTGCCTGAATATTCGTTATTCGCCGCTTGCTGCCGGCTGTACGCTGTATGCGTTGGAAGCATACAGTGTTTACTTTGCTGCTACAACCTCTATTTCAACCTTTATATCCCTGGGAAGCCTTGCTGCTTCAACGCATGAGCGTGCCGGTTTTGTTTCTCCGAGGTATTGTGCGTACACCTCGTTGACGGCGGCAAAATCGTTCATGTCTTTGACAAAAACAGTCGCTTTTACAACATCTTCCATTGAGTATCCCGCCGCTTCAACGACAGCTTTAACGTTTTCAAGCGATTGTTTTGTCTGTTCTCTGATATCTTCGGACGGAACCTGACCGGAAGCAGGCACAAACGGTGCCTGTCCTGACACGTAAAGGGTTCCGTTGACTTCTACCGCCTGTGAATAAGGACCTATTGCTTCGGGAGCTTTGTCTGTGTGGATTATTCTTTTCATATCGCAAGCCTTCTTTGATTGAGATTTCTGGAACTGTGTAAATTATACCATTGCCGGAGGCAAAATTTCTGTTGACACAATACGTACAGAATATATACTTGATATGTACGAATTGGATATGGTTATGTCTTTAAGGCGATCCATGAGAGGTCGGCAAGAGCAGTGCAACGGTGCGGCATTCTGCCGCGGGTTGGTCTTGCCGCGCGGGCAGGACTTTTTTTATGCACAAAGACCGCGTAAAACAGAACGCCTGAAAAGCTTTTTGTGAAGGGAAGATTGACAGATGAAAAGAACGGATATCAAAAAAGTGCTGATTATAGGCTCAGGGCCTATAGTTATAGGTCAGGCGGCGGAATTTGATTATGCCGGAACTCAGGCATGTCTTGCGCTGAAAG
This genomic interval from Candidatus Equadaptatus faecalis contains the following:
- a CDS encoding RidA family protein gives rise to the protein MKRIIHTDKAPEAIGPYSQAVEVNGTLYVSGQAPFVPASGQVPSEDIREQTKQSLENVKAVVEAAGYSMEDVVKATVFVKDMNDFAAVNEVYAQYLGETKPARSCVEAARLPRDIKVEIEVVAAK